In a genomic window of Brettanomyces nanus chromosome 1, complete sequence:
- the MCY1 gene encoding Putative mitochondrial cysteine synthase: MDGKYQYLTLIVGTVVTTYSVLRCLGYSRRSCLLPERKECIADLIGNTPMMKIRSLSKLTGCEIYAKLEMANPGGSAKDRTALAIIREYEDEGKLVPGRGDVVFEGTSGSTGISFAMLCNALGYTAHICVQSDTSAEKIALLESYGADVEKVKPASIVDPEQYVNAARAGAEALSADTTQANGVFADQFENDVNWRIHYETTGPEIYEQMNHDLDYFITGSGTGGTIAGIARYLKEQNPNISIILADPQGSGMFNRVRHGVMYDTVEKEGTRRRHQVDTIVEGIGLNRVTHNFLEGEDCIDDSQRVTDEQALKMARFLSSNDGLFVGASSSINAVAAARTALKARKGSKIVIIGCDSGARHLSKFWKEALKVDRHVSLEEILGNDKLIDNIIH, encoded by the coding sequence ATGGACGGTAAATACCAATATCTCACCTTGATAGTGGGTACAGTTGTCACTACATACTCTGTACTACGATGTCTTGgatattcaagaagatcttgTCTCTTACCggagagaaaagaatgtATTGCGGATCTCATAGGTAATACTCCGATGATGAAGATCCGATCTCTTTCGAAATTGACAGGATGCGAGATTTACGCCAAATTGGAAATGGCCAATCCTGGTGGTTCTGCCAAAGATAGAACTGCTCTTGCAATCATTAGagaatatgaagatgagggAAAACTAGTACCGGGTAGAGGAGATGTTGTCTTCGAAGGTACTTCAGGATCCACGGGAATCTCCTTTGCCATGCTTTGCAATGCTTTGGGATATACTGCGCACATCTGCGTTCAAAGCGACACTTCTGCGGAGAAGATTGCGCTTTTAGAGAGCTATGGTGCTGACGTAGAGAAGGTCAAACCGGCATCTATCGTGGATCCTGAGCAGTATGTCAATGCAGCCCGCGCCGGAGCGGAAGCACTGTCGGCAGATACTACTCAAGCCAACGGCGTATTTGCCGATCAGTTTGAAAACGATGTCAACTGGCGCATACATTATGAGACTACGGGTCCGGAAATATATGAACAGATGAATCACGACCTTGACTACTTTATCACTGGTTCCGGTACCGGTGGTACCATAGCCGGAATTGCACGGTATTTGAAAGAGCAGAATCCCAATATATCCATCATTTTGGCTGACCCTCAAGGCTCCGGTATGTTTAATAGAGTCAGACATGGTGTCATGTACGATACTGTAGAGAAAGAGGGTACTAGAAGACGTCATCAGGTGGATACTAttgttgaaggaattgGTCTAAATAGAGTTACGCATAACTTTTTGGAAGGTGAGGACTGTATAGACGATAGTCAGAGGGTAACAGATGAACAGGCCCTAAAGATGGCTAGATTCCTCAGTTCTAACGATGGTTTATTTGTTGGTGCGAGTAGTTCCATTAAcgctgttgctgctgctagAACAGCACTTAAGGCCAGAAAAGGCTCTAAAATTGTCATCATCGGTTGCGATTCCGGCGCAAGGcatctttccaaattttggaaagaagctcTTAAGGTGGATAGACACGTCTCGTTAGAAGAAATCCTCGGTAATGACAAGCTTATAGATAACATTATCCATTAA
- a CDS encoding uncharacterized protein (BUSCO:EOG093412SE) — MSSTNWDDLSYKIQPWIKDAMLSLGFSHMTPVQASTIPLLSQNKDVVVQAVTGSGKTMAFVIPVLEKICRIFLDEPFKKSHFGALVVSPTRELAKQIEAVFNSVLEYQPERSALPQIKTQLLVGSIQSLQEDLYTFISKRPQILVGTPGRINEFLRSSSVKTNSCEILILDEADKLLDMSFLSSIESIVRFLPRQRRTGLFSATVSSAGNDIFKTGMTNPVKITVNSSSLPGADSTVPTSLGLCYMVLQANMKLKVLLQLLTKYRYHKTIVYFPTCISVTYFYGIFHHLFCKMLQEKRIDDEIALFSLHGKLEAKPRMKTLSKFTESTEEKSVLFTTDVAARGLDIPDVDLVIQVDPPTDPDMFLHRCGRTGRANKVGKAVTMLNKGREEDYVGFMDVKGITLEQMSVPKIELEFSEWYDSSFRQWELEDRGRYDHAVRSYVAYVMYYSKHVASSIFRIRTLDYKGLASMYGLTRLPKMPENKYVEDFPEGGFLDSSINFDKYSYLDKSKEETRLYELKTQERKKERRAKTMKKKFLDEKNTSWSDKSLKKGTKVERRVKMKRRREAVEIAIAQKEEEGDSNEAEDREKEKDWKEAVIESKRRKKSKKQEMVQGSFDDL; from the coding sequence ATGTCTTCCACAAATTGGGATGATCTATCTTATAAGATTCAACCTTGGATCAAAGATGCTATGTTGTCTCTTGGGTTTTCCCATATGACCCCTGTTCAGGCCTCCACTATTCCTTTGCTATCGCAGAACAAGGACGTGGTAGTTCAGGCAGTGACAGGTTCAGGTAAGACAATGGCCTTTGTCATTCCAGTACTTGAAAAAATCTGCCGGATCTTTCTTGATGAACCTTTTAAAAAGTCACACTTTGGAGCTCTTGTCGTGTCTCCAACTAGAGAGCTTGCCAAACAGATCGAAGCCGTGTTCAACTCTGTATTGGAGTATCAGCCTGAACGCAGTGCTCTTCCACAGATCAAAACACAGCTTCTTGTGGGTTCTATTCAGTCCTTGCAAGAGGATCTATATACGTTTATCTCAAAAAGGCCACAGATCCTTGTGGGGACTCCCGGTAGAATCAACGAGTTTCTCCGTAGCAGCTCTGTCAAGACGAATTCTTGTGAGATACTTATACTCGATGAGGCCGACAAACTATTAGACATGAGTTTTCTTAGTTCTATAGAATCTATAGTGAGATTCTTACCTCGACAGAGAAGAACTGGACTTTTTTCGGCCACCGTTTCCAGTGCCGGAAACGATATCTTCAAAACAGGCATGACGAATCCCGTTAAAATTACTGTGAATTCAAGTTCTCTTCCTGGTGCCGATTCCACTGTTCCCACAAGTTTGGGACTTTGCTATATGGTACTTCAGGCAAACATGAAGCTTAAGGTATTGCTTCAACTCCTTACAAAATACAGATATCACAAGACCATTGTATACTTTCCTACGTGTATCAGCGTGACATACTTCTATGGCATCTTTCACCACCTTTTTTGCAAGATGTTGCAGGAGAAGAGGATTGACGACGAAATAGCGTTGTTTTCTTTGCATGGAAAACTTGAGGCCAAACCTAGAATGAAAACGTTGAGTAAGTTTACCGAGTCTACTGAGGAGAAAAGTGTTCTCTTCACTACCGATGTTGCTGCTAGAGGATTGGACATTCCAGATGTAGATCTTGTGATTCAGGTGGATCCTCCAACTGATCCGGATATGTTTTTGCATCGTTGTGGACGGACGGGAAGAGCCAATAAAGTGGGTAAAGCTGTTACAATGTTGAACAAGGGGAGAGAAGAGGACTACGTTGGTTTCATGGACGTCAAGGGCATAACTCTTGAACAAATGAGCGTTCCTAAAATAGAGCTCGAGTTCTCGGAATGGTATGATTCCAGTTTTAGGCAATGGGAACTCGAAGATAGAGGTAGATATGATCATGCAGTGAGATCATACGTTGCATATGTGATGTATTACAGTAAACATGTGGCATCATCTATATTCAGAATAAGGACACTGGATTACAAAGGGCTAGCTTCAATGTATGGATTGACCAGATTGCCGAAGATGCCAGAAAACAAATACGTTGAAGATTTTCCAGAGGGTGGATTTCTTGATAGTTCTATTAACTTCGACAAGTATTCATACTTGGATAAgagtaaagaagagacgAGATTATACGAGTTGAAGACtcaagagagaaagaaggagagaaggGCTaagacgatgaagaagaagttcttAGACGAAAAGAATACTTCGTGGAGTGACAAGTCACTGAAAAAAGGAACTAAAGTTGAGCGACgagtgaagatgaaacgAAGAAGGGAGGCAGTTGAAATAGCAATAGcgcagaaagaagaagagggtGACAGTAACGAAGCCGAAGAcagagaaaaggaaaaagattggaaagaagcagtGATTGAAAGtaaaaggagaaagaagtcaAAAAAGCAGGAAATGGTTCAGGGAAGCTTTGATGACTTGTGA
- a CDS encoding uncharacterized protein (BUSCO:EOG0934275S), whose translation MTDYSGWSRESLIKRIHELERDHPEDIRKRKRREQRDIDFSKYRTRLIGLKFAYLGWDYQGLAIQGLPTELPTVEEKIVEALQQVRLVKSCDTSEFEFSRCGRTDKGVSAMNQVISLKVRSNLTEEELADPANDAKELDYIKMLNHVLPPDIRFHAICLRPPVGFDARFSCKWRQYKYIFNGEALDIDKMKHAAQFFMGQHDFRNFCKIDGSKQLVNFTREVFNVSIHELDDEPGYYVLNLTGSAFLWHQVRCMMAVLFTIGQGLESWEMVPRLMDIKVFPGRPAYKLAHDIPLILYDCGYDEKTVEWTSGPTRKYVSHTGLNGVVNDYKIKAVVTEYLEKVVKKSIPEKMDKVIVKLGDGMGQVMRRFIPYDEKQKLEIPDVANARWRARKKRHAEQMEVEPESFHKRKRETVSELDADGILGTDD comes from the coding sequence ATGACCGATTACAGCGGATGGAGCCGAGAGAGCTTGATTAAGAGAATTCATGAGTTGGAAAGAGATCATCCAGAGGATATCAGAAAGCGTAAAAGGAGAGAACAAAGAGACATAGATTTTTCCAAGTATCGAACACGATTGATCGGATTGAAGTTTGCGTATTTGGGATGGGACTACCAGGGACTTGCTATTCAAGGACTACCTACAGAGCTTCCTACCGTAGAGGAGAAGATAGTGGAGGCATTGCAGCAAGTGAGATTGGTGAAATCTTGCGATACTTCAGAATTTGAGTTCAGTCGATGTGGTAGAACTGATAAAGGAGTCAGTGCTATGAACCAGGTTATTTCATTGAAAGTGAGGTCGAATTTGACAGAGGAGGAATTGGCAGATCCGGCCAATGATGCTAAAGAGCTTGATTATATAAAGATGTTGAATCACGTTCTTCCGCCAGATATTCGTTTCCATGCGATCTGTTTGCGTCCTCCTGTGGGTTTTGATGCACGATTCAGTTGTAAATGGAGACAATACAAGTATATCTTCAATGGAGAAgcattggatattgatAAGATGAAGCATGCGGCACAATTTTTTATGGGACAGCATGATTTTAGGAACTTTTGTAAGATCGATGGTTCCAAGCAGCTTGTCAACTTTACCAGAGAGGTGTTCAATGTAAGTATTCATGAATTGGACGATGAACCAGGATATTACGTTCTCAATCTAACAGGATCTGCATTCTTATGGCATCAGGTTCGTTGTATGATGGCTGTTCTTTTTACCATCGGACAAGGATTGGAAAGCTGGGAGATGGTGCCTAGACTAATGGATATCAAGGTTTTTCCCGGACGTCCAGCCTATAAGTTGGCCCACGATATCCCCTTGATTTTGTACGATTGTGGATATGATGAGAAAACTGTGGAGTGGACGTCTGGACCAACAAGAAAGTACGTCAGTCACACGGGTTTGAATGGGGTAGTTAACGATTACAAAATCAAAGCTGTTGTTACTGAGTATCTAGAGAAagtggtgaagaagagtattcCAGAAAAAATGGATAAAGTGATTGTGAAATTAGGTGACGGAATGGGCCAAGTGATGAGGAGATTCATTCCATATGATGAAAAACAGAAACTAGAGATACCGGATGTTGCTAATGCACGTTGGAGGGCTCGGAAAAAAAGGCATGCAGAACAGATGGAAGTTGAACCTGAGTCCTTCCATAAACGTAAACGAGAGACTGTATCAGAGCTTGACGCTGATGGAATTTTGGGAACGGATGATTAG
- the RBG2 gene encoding Ribosome-interacting GTPase 2, translated as MVNIVEKIKEIQDEMARTQKNKATEYHLGLLKGKLAKYRRMLLEPEPGSSSAKGIGFEVAKSGDARVCLIGYPSVGKSCFLSQVTKTKSETAAYEFTTLTCVPGVLDYEGAEIQIVDLPGIIKGASEGRGRGRQVVATAKTADLVLMVLDATKFSQQRQNLERELESIGIRLNKQPPNMAIKVKTSGGIKLNSLNPPKYLDEKMVSNILKDNKIHNADVMIRDENVTVDDFVDVINEKGIAYIPCLYAYNKIDAVSLEEVDRIARQPNTVVMSCELSLGIHDVVEEIWYRLNLIRMYTKRRGEPPDFGDPMVVRAGSTIQDVCNSIHKDFKDQFKYALVWGSSSKFGVAPQKCGLSHKVHDQDVVTIVAK; from the coding sequence ATGGTGAATATTGTagagaaaatcaaagagattcaagatGAGATGGCTCGGACCCAAAAGAATAAGGCCACTGAGTATCACTTGGGTCTTCTCAAAGGTAAGCTTGCCAAGTACAGGCGTATGCTATTGGAGCCAGAGCCTGGAAGCAGCAGTGCCAAGGGAATTGGATTTGAGGTGGCCAAAAGTGGAGATGCCCGTGTGTGTCTTATTGGCTATCCCTCTGTGGGAAAGTCATGCTTTTTATCGCAAGTTACAAAGACGAAATCGGAGACGGCAGCGTATGAGTTCACTACGTTAACATGTGTTCCAGGAGTTTTAGACTACGAAGGAGCAGAGattcaaattgttgattTACCCGGTATTATTAAAGGTGCCAGCGAGGGAAGAGGACGAGGAAGACAGGTGGTGGCCACTGCTAAGACAGCCGATTTGGTTCTCATGGTGTTGGATGCCACCAAGTTCTCTCAACAGAGGCagaatttggaaagagagTTGGAATCCATAGGTATTCGGCTCAATAAGCAACCGCCCAACATGGCAATAAAAGTGAAAACGTCCGGTGGAATCAAATTGAATTCACTAAATCCTCCCAAATATCTTGACGAAAAGATGGTTTCGAACATCTTGAAGGACAACAAGATCCACAATGCGGACGTGATGATCCGAGATGAGAACGTCACAGTTGATGATTTTGTCGATGTCATCAATGAGAAGGGAATAGCGTATATTCCATGTCTTTATGCATATAACAAGATAGATGCAGtttcattggaagaagtCGATCGTATAGCTCGACAGCCTAATACGGTAGTTATGTCATGTGAATTGTCGCTTGGTATTCATGATGTGGTGGAAGAGATCTGGTACAGACTCAATTTGATTCGTATGTATaccaagagaagaggagagCCTCCAGATTTTGGCGATCCTATGGTGGTGAGAGCCGGATCCACGATACAAGATGTATGTAATTCGATCCACAAAGACTTCAAGGATCAGTTCAAGTACGCATTGGTTTGGGGATCGTCATCCAAGTTTGGTGTAGCTCCTCAAAAGTGCGGTCTTAGTCACAAGGTCCACGACCAAGATGTCGTCACAATTGTCGCCAAATAG
- a CDS encoding uncharacterized protein (BUSCO:EOG09341MEB), with the protein MPSVRHRKAKSPSPLESTSSASDCLIEGSKSDESGEMGTEPVVNEKERKKQAIIVRTIWTLIMLFFFFAIIGMGPFWIISTILLVQVAVFRELISITTTKASERDLRYTSYLNWYFLITTIFYLEGRSFLKYSLTYLIESDYTSEIAIKLAVHHKFICYCLYVMGFVGFVASLKKGYLRYQFTQLSVTHMILLMVILQGHCIVNNILHGMIWFLLPVGLVITNDIFAYICGITFGRTQLISISPKKTVEGFVGAWFCTILMSLLLTYIFCTNAYLICPFTNDLAVNCLSGIQCDPNPIFIHQIYRLPSYLSLLLKKDYIQLKPIYLHAVIISMFASLIAPFGGFFASGLKRALKIKDFGDAIPGHGGVTDRMDCQFLMGSFSYLYYETFISVHRLNIGNLLQTVIINLSGEEIIQLVKSLQSYLYKIGYIDEEVYTQLNKML; encoded by the coding sequence ATGCCATCTGTGAGACATCGCAAAGCCAAGTCTCCTTCCCCGTTAGAATCCACATCTTCAGCGTCGGATTGTTTGATAGAGGGATCAAAATCTGATGAGTCTGGGGAAATGGGCACAGAACCCGTTGTTAATGAGAAGGAACGCAAAAAACAGGCCATCATTGTCAGGACAATATGGACCCTTATtatgcttttctttttctttgctatCATTGGTATGGGTCCGTTCTGGATAATATCCACTATTCTGTTGGTGCAAGTAGCAGTGTTTAGAGAATTGATAAGTATCACTACCACTAAAGCCAGTGAACGTGATTTACGCTATACTAGTTATTTGAACTGGTACTTTCTTATAACCACGATTTTTTACTTGGAAGGTCGGTCCTTTCTTAAATACTCGCTTACTTACCTGATTGAGTCTGATTATACCAGCGAGATTGCCATTAAATTGGCCGTGCATCACAAGTTCATCTGCTACTGTCTGTATGTTATGGGTTTTGTTGGATTTGTCGCTTCCTTAAAGAAGGGTTACCTAAGATATCAGTTTACTCAATTGAGTGTTACCCACATGATCCTACTTATGGTCATATTACAGGGACATTGCATTGTCAACAATATACTGCATGGCATGATATGGTTCCTCCTGCCTGTTGGTTTGGTCATCACTAATGATATTTTTGCCTACATTTGTGGTATCACCTTTGGAAGAACTCAATTGATATCCATTTCTCCAAAAAAAACTGTCGAAGGATTTGTGGGGGCTTGGTTCTGCACCATTCTCATGTCTCTACTACTCACGTACATTTTCTGCACTAACGCATACCTTATATGTCCATTCACCAATGATTTGGCCGTTAATTGCCTGTCCGGTATCCAGTGTGATCCTAATCCTATCTTCATTCACCAAATATACCGTCTTCCAAGCTATCTATCGTtgttattgaagaaagattaCATTCAGTTAAAACCAATATATCTGCATGCCGTGATTATTTCCATGTTTGCTTCATTGATTGCACCATTCGGTGGATTCTTTGCATCTGGTCTCAAAAGAGCCTTGAAAATTAAGGACTTTGGGGATGCCATCCCTGGTCATGGTGGTGTAACGGACAGAATGGACTGTCAGTTCCTTATGGGATCGTTCTCTTACTTGTACTACGAAACATTTATTTCCGTGCACCGATTAAATATTGGAAACCTTCTTCAGACAGTGATAATCAATCTTAGTGGTGAAGAGATTATTCAACTTGTCAAAAGTCTTCAGTCATACTTATACAAGATTGGATATATTGACGAAGAAGTTTACACTCAATTAAATAAGATGCTTTGA